The DNA region GCAATTTGAAAGTAACGCAGGTTCAACAAACCCTGATAAAGTCATTGAAATTGCTAAGTGGACAACCACATGGGAATACCGTGAGAAAAACTTAGCACGTGAGCACATCACGATCAACCCAGCCAAAGCATGTCAACCTTTGGGCGCTGTTATGGCAGCTCTTGGGTTTGAAAATACCATGCCGTATGTTCATGGTAGTCACGGTTGTGTGGCGTACTTTAGAAGCTACTTTACACGTCACTTTAAAGAGCCAACACCGTGTGTTTCTGACTCCATGAGTGAGAGTGCGGCGGTATTTGGTGGTCTTTCAAATATGAAAGAGGGTTTACGTAACTGTAAAGCGCTTTACAAACCAGATATGATCGCCGTTTCTACGACATGTATGGCAGAAGTTATCGGTGATGACTTGAACGCGTTTGTCATCGGTGCTCGTAAAGATGCTGAGGGTGAGTTAGATAACACACCAATCCCAGCAGCCCATACACCTTCCTTTGTTGGTAGCCACGTCACAGGTTATGACAATATGATGAACGCGATTCTTCAAGAGCTTAACATGGTTGAAGAGGGCGTTGAAGTTGAAAAAGATGCTGAACGTATCAACATCATCCCTGGGTTTGAGCCATACCTTGGTAGCCTTAAAGAAGTGAAAAAAATCGCTTCTATGTTCAGTGACAAAATCGTTATGATCGGTGATCATGAAGACCAATGGAATACACCAGCAGGTGAGTACAAACTTTATGCAGGTGGCACACCTTTAGCGGTTGCTAAAACAGCGAGCACTGCAAAAGCAACTATCTCTCTTCAAAGATACTCTACACAGGCTACTGCGAAGATGATTAAAAATGATTGGAAACAAACCTACGCTACATGTAACCCCATCGGTTTAGGTGGCACAGATGAGTTTGTTATGAAACTCAGTGAACTTACCGGTAAACCTGTTCCTGCAGAGCTTACAAAACTTCGCGGTCAACTGGTCGATGCAATGCAAGATAGCTACCCGTATATGCACGGTAAAAAATTCGCTATCTGGGGTGATCCTGATTTCTTACTTGGTGTGGTTTCATTCTTGGTTGAAATGGGAGCGATTCCAGTTCATGTTCTTTGCCATAATGCGCCTCGTAAAAACTGGGAAAAAGAGATGCAAGCAATCTTAGAAAAATGTACATTCAAAGAAGAGTGTCACATTTGGGGTGGTAAAGACTTGTGGCATTTAAGAAGCCTTCTCTTTACAGAGCCTGTTGATTTCATGATCGGTAACGTTTATGGTAAAGAGTTGTACAGAGATACAAAAATACCATTGATTCGTATCGGTTTCCCAATCTTTGATAGACATCACCTCCACAGATACTCTATCAGTGGATATGAGGGTGCACTCAACCTTTTAACTTGGATTACCAACTCCGTCTTAGACGCATTGGATGAAGAGACAAAAGAGATCGCAAAAACAGATTTCTTCTTCGACTCAATTCGATAAGTTGAGAGCTTCGGCTCTCTTCTTTTTTAGTTTCGATACGTCTTTATACCCTAAATCATCTCCTCTTTACAATTAATACAAATTTCACTGTAAATATATATAATGAGTATATAAATTTGACACGAGTGAGAAAGTATCTATGCTTAAGGTTATGATAATCGAAGATGAGCCTCTTATCGCCTTGAATCTTACAAAGATTTTAGAAAAAAAAGGCTTTGAAGTCACAGGACATGCGGGTAATTTTGAAGATGCTCACACTCTTTTTGCGACCAATATACCTGACATTATCCTCAGCGACATCAAACTTGAAAATGATGAATCAGGGATAGACGTCATTCAAAACTTGAAGAGGATGAGTGACTTTTGTGTCATATACCTTACCTCTTATGGTGATGATGCGATGATTGTCAGACGAAGTGCTAAACTCGTCAGTTGAAAATGTAATTTAAGAGTTGCATTTTGATTTAAAACCTTAAGAAACCAAGTTAGATTGGTTAAACTCCATTTTCAGATTTACGGAAAGGAGTTTGGTGTTAAAAAAAGGTGAAATTAAAATGATAAAGAAGTTTTTAGCTGAGGGATTGAGCAAGAGTGCCATTGCACGAAAGCTTGGTATTTCACGAGATACCGTAAGGCGTTATGCCAATCTTCCTGATGATTATGTTCCCCATATCAATCGACCTCCCATGATTAATAGTGTTGATCCCTATTTACCGCATATTGCAAAAATGCTAGAGATGTCAGAGCAAACGAAAAGTGAAATCCCATTAACGGTTATTTATGAAGAGATCAAGAAGCTTGGATACGATGGAAGTTTACGCTGGCTACAACAAGTCATTGGGCGTTATGAGCTTAGAGCTCGGGCAAAGAGTGATGAACCTATTATTCGCTTTGAAACCAAACCTGCCCAGCAGATGCAAGTGGATTGGATAGAGTTTCCAAAGGATAATTTATCGGCATTTGTGGCAACGATGGGTTATAGTAGAGCTTCGTATGTTGAGTATGTCAATAATGAAAAAATAGAGACGCTTATTGGGTGTCACATGAATGCCTTTAACTACTTTGGAGGTGTTCCAATGGAATGTTTATATGACAATATGCGAACCGTCATTTTAGGACGTAATAGCTATGGTCGAGGTAAACATAAACTCAACCCACTCTTTGAAGACTTTGCCAAACATTGTAGATTTAGCATTAAAGTCTGCAAACCTTACCGTGCTAAGACCAAACGAAAAGTAGAAAGATTTAACCACTATCTACGCTATAACTTTCATAATGGACTGCGTGTAAAACTTGGAATGAAAAACTATGCACTGACCTTGGAAAATGCCAATGCAGAAGTGCTGAAGTGGCTAGATACAACAGCCAATCGTCGTATTCATAAAACGACATTGCAAGTACCCTTTGAATTGTTGGCACAGGAGCAGCTGCAACTGCATCCAATGCCTAAAGCCTATCAAGGAATCCACCCCAAAGCTTTGATTGAAAGTGTAGCTAAAAAATATTCTCCAATCAATTCATATCATGACATCGATAAACTCTATATTCCTAATCGTGATATTCAATGTTACGATGAGTTCATCCCAATGGTTGCTAATATCGTTCTGCCTATTAGTATTTACAGTGGGAGTGTATTATGGAATTGATCTCATCTATTGAAGAGCTCTGTAAAGAGCTGAGTCTCTCCACGATTGGGAGCCAATACCATGATATAGCAACTTTGGCAGCGAAAGAGAACTGGCAGTATGTTCAGTTCCTTGAGGAGTTGCTACGCAATGAAGCTGATAGCAGATTGGGGCGTTCTACAAATACCTTAACAAAGCTTGCAGGATTTCCTGCTATTAAAACCCTAGAGCAATTTGATTATACTTTCTCCGTAGGCGTGAACCGTAAACAGATTGAAGAGTTATCCAATCTAATATTTGTAAAAAAACATGAAAACATCATCCTCTTAGGGGAAAGTGGCGTGGGTAAAACCCATCTTGCTATTGCGCTTGCGTATAAAGCCGTACAGCATCGCTACAAGGTTAGGTTTACGACTATTAGCGAGCTTTTAAGCAATGCCAACAAAGCCAAAAAAGAGAAGAAATACGATAGCTTCCTCAAAGCAATCACAAGCCCATCGGTATTGGTCATTGATGAGATTGGATACTTTAATATGAGTAAAGAAGAAGCCAATCACTTTTTTCAGATTATCTCGAAACGTTATGAAAAAAAGTTCTACCATCTTTACATCAAATTTAGTATTCAGTCAATGGGTTCAAGTATTTGCAGGGGATAAAATAGTTACAACGGCTATATTAGATCGCGTGTTACATCACTCACATATCATAAATATTCAAGGAGACAGTTACCGACTTAAAGAGAAGAAACAAACAGGAGTTTTACACTCAGAAATTTATAAGTTTGAAGCTAAATCTTCAAACCAAGGCAGTCAAAATCAAGAGGTGGTTTAAGTTTCAATTCGCAACTTTTTTACATTAAAAACTGACGACTTCTGCGCTTCGCTTGACATCTCAGGGCTATGTTGTGGTCGCAACCGATTATTATTTAGGGTATGCTCGCTCAAACTATCCCTATCATCCTTTTATGCATGCAGACACCACCGCCAACACGGTGATGGACTCACTCCGCGCAGCACGCAATACGGCACATCTTCGTGGTATAACCCTCAGTGATAAAGTTATGTTAACAGGCTTTTCGCAAGGGGGACATGCATCACTGGCGACACAGCGTAGGATTGAGGCAGACCATACAGGAGAATTCAATGTCGTGGCGACTGCGCATTTGGTTGGACCGTATGAAGTCTCTAAGGCTTTGATTAACGGTGTGAGTCAACCCATTGGTGGTGTGCAGGCGCTAGTGCCGTTTCAAATTATCTCTTGGCAGAAAATTTACGGTGATGTCTACGCACAGGCATCGGATGTTTTCAATGCACCGTATGATAGCACCATAGAGACACTGATGCCGATAGTAAATTATCCACTTGATTTGGGAAAGCTCCCAAGAGGAACGCCAGAAGAGGCCAAAAATGCAATGTTTAAGCCAGCGTATCTTAGGGACCTTGTAGAAAATCCTGCCAATGGCACTATTGTTGCCGCGAAGAAGCAGGATGTATTGGGCTGGGACCCCAAAGCTCCTATGATGTTATGTTCAGGAAAAAATGACCCCGTTGTTAAATTTTTTCATGCGCAAGATGCCTTCGATGATTTTAGAAGTCGTGGGATGAAGAATATCGCGTTAGTCGATGTCGATAAGAACATTGCACAGACCTTTGGTCATGTGCGAGACACTGATATGCCGACCTATCTTAGGGAATACCATGGCACCTATGATTTCCAGTTTTGCACGCAGGTTGCGAAACACTTTTTTGATGCGTATCAGTAGAAGATGAGCTTATGTGATGCCTGAGGTCTGTTTATTTACTAAAGGAGAAAAAATGAATAAAAGTACATCCGTTCGATGTGTATTGATGCTCTTGAGTATCATGGTTTGGATCAGTTGTGGCAATGCGTCTGAGATAGCGCAACTCGATGAGAAAAATGTCAATCTCATTTTTGTGGTTAGCCCCGATTTAGCGTACCATACGTCAGGCGATATTGACAAAAATACCGCCAATCTCACGCCCCAAGGGCTTAATCGCTCTTTACAAATGGCAACCTACCTGAAAAAGAACCTTCTTCGTTCAAAAAATGCTACGAGTATTTATACCCTAGCGCCCATGACGCATTTACAAACCTCCCATGACTATCCCGATATGACCTCCATTGGCTATATCCAACAGTTTGCTCTTTTGAACCAAACCACGTTGCCTATCAGTGAAACATCATTTTACACGGCAAATACATTGCCCATTAAGGTTTCATACCCTGAGGGCTCTGTGCCTCAAAATGTCTCTGTGCCGTCTTCGTTTTGTACCAATTGTTCAGGACTCGATTTTAAAAATACGAATGGCAGTAACGATGCGTTGGTATCGCATCTTATTCAACAGAACCAATCAGGGTTTTATATTTTCTCCGCGCCATGGGAGACAATCCATGCGATGATGCAAGCTCTGAATGTGCGTTACGGGCATAAACTGGGTCTACCACTTGAGTATCAAGGCTCAAACTATCTCTATGCGATCTCAATTTCTCCCAAGGATGAAGCTCAGCTTATGGTTTATGATAGCCAACTCAAACCATCCAAGGATTACCCTAAATTGCCCAAAAAGGTTGTCAAGGCTTTTTGCAACCATACGCTTCAGCCCTATTTTAATGCGAAACGAACAGGCGGTGTAAGTGATGTTGTGGTTCCTTCCAATGCCAATCAAAATCAAACGGTCTATATCGTGCGTCACGCAGAAGCGCATCCGGATAAAGCGTTTAAGTTTGAAGATGGTAATTACGTTGCCGCAGGTCAGTGGCGTGCTTTGGAACTTTACCGTGCGCTGAAGGGTAAAATGAACCCCGATATGGTCTATTCGATTGATCCCGCACAGTGGTATCACGCAACAGGAGCGTTTAATTTCTCCTATGTCAGACCCTCTCTTACCGTCTGGCCTTTTGCCATTGCCAACAATCTGCCTTATTTTTTGGTCAGCGAGTTTCAACTGATGACAAAGGCAACCGATGTGCCGACCGCTCAAAAAACAAGCGATTTTTTCTTTACAGGCGGTAAGTTTTCCAATAAAACGATCTTGCTCGCATGGGAATCAGGGCATATTAGACCACTCTTAAAATATCTTTTGGATTCGTACGGTGGAACTAATGTAACAGAACTGGATATCGACCTTCCCAATACTGGCTGGCCAGGCAACGACTACGATACGATCTGGCGCGTGAAGCTTGATCATCAAGGCAATCTCATCGTTGATAACGTACTGTGTGAAGGGATAGAAAGTAATCGTTTACCATCCACCGCGCCGATATTTTAGGCATATTAGTCCAATGGGTTTTATGGACTCATTTTCGTGCGTGTGATTGTTTACATGTAAGGTTTTAATCCTTACATGTAAACTCTTTTTGAAGGGCATATCTTCAAGAAGATGATTGGTAGAGAAGTGATTAAGTAGCACAAACACACGATAAGTCAAGATAAATCTAGCAAGAGATAAACCAATCTTTTTTACGTTTTCAATAAAGTGTCGAAATTCTTTTGAATATAATCTGCAACGCGAAAGGCATTGGCGTAAATCGTCCATGTATAAGGGACACTTCCTCCCGTTGGCATGAAGCTACCGTCGGTTACAAAAAGATTGTGTATGTCATAGCTTTGACAATAACGATTGAGTACGTGTTTTTTCGGATCATTTCCAAAACGACATCCTCCTGCTTGAAGATTTTGCGGAGGTAGTGGTGAGATAGCGTAGGTAATATTTTTTGCTCCCATTATCTCAAGCACTTGTACCGCTTTTTTGGCTAAAAATTCTCCTACTATGACATCTTGAGGGTGTGCTCCTATACGAATATTTGCAACAGGAATACCGTATTTGTCCTTGTATGCTTCATCAACAGAGACAAAACAGTTGTCATTGGGCATCCAATCATTAAAGACTTCAAAATTGAGTACCCTTTTTGTTGTTAAGGTTTGAAAAATTTTATCTTGAAGTTTTTTCCCAAAGATCAATGTCCCATCTTCTCTTTTCAGGCTGTTTGCACGTCGTATCGGATTGGCATGTTCAAATAAAAAATCAACAACGCCCCCTTTAAACTCTTTCGTAAAATACCAATCTTTGAGCGCACGATTGACAAAAAGCCCTGCTTGTAACAGTGCCTCTTGATTGAAATGGCTTAAATCAAACTCTCCTGAACCGATACCTCCACCTGAAAAGACCATATTTTTTCCAACAGCCCCTGATGAGTTTGCAAGTCCTTTTGGAAATGCCTTGTTTTTTGAATTTAATAATAAGCGCGAACTCTCCACCGCTTGTGCTGCAAGGATAAAAAGCTTAGCATGGACATACTTTTTCGTCCCTTCTTGTGTGAGGTACTGGGCTCTTTTAATGGTACGGGTGTTATCTGTTTCCAATTTCACAACAAACGCATTGGCGATAATATGCAGATTTCCCGTCGCTAAAGCGGGCTGAATAAGCGCAGCACGTGAACTTCCCTTTGCTCCACTTGAACAAGCATACGAACCGCAGTAATTGGAGTAATAACAAGGGTTTCGTCCTTCCTTGGGCTCTGAGAGAATAGCCCTAGGCGTTTTAAAAGGCGTAAAATGCAAAGCCTTGCAAGCCGTGTCAAAATTTTCAACAATAGGATGTTCCGCTAAAGGAGGGTACGGATATTGCGTGGTACTGCGTGGTTCTTGGTGCGCGTACTCTGTTATCTCGCCTGAGACACCTACGATTCTCTCTGTGCGTTCATAAAAAGGTTCAAGCTCTTCATACGTAATAGGCCAATCTTCAATAGTGGCTCCTTCATAAGCCCCATAAAGAGTTTTTAATTTAAAATCATTGGGTTTGAGGCGATGAAAAAATCCACTCATAAAGTTTGAAGAGCCTCCTAAAAGGCTACCGTTCCAGAAACTCCAGTTATTTTCATACGAAGGTGTTTTGACCCATTTCCCCTCTTCAAAGCTCTCAATGACATGGTATTCGTCTTTTAATTTTGGGGTAAAAACATCACGCTTGGTATAGGCTATCTCATCTTTTGAAAAATCTTTTTCACTGTAGATGTCTCCTTTTTCAAGAATCACCACTTTTTTACCCGCACGAGAGAGTTCATAAGCAAGAGGCCCAGCACCTGCGCCGCTTCCTACAATACACACATCATATGTCATATTTTTCTCCCATAGGTACTTTTTGGACGCGGGTCTCCGTTTACATGTAAAACAGATTTCCATCCCATTTCCTCTGTGTTTCCCCCGTAAATTGGATCACCGAACATTGCTTCAAGCGTGTAATAAATCAGCCGTGAGAGCCATTGCTCCAAATACGCATCCTCACTTGCTAGCTCTACGATACGGTATTGAGCTTCTGCATTTTCTTGAAAAAAATGAGAAAATTTTTGGTTAAAAACAGAAGCCCCTTCGATCAAAAGTTCCAAATCATTTTGATCAAAATAGGAGCTGGTGCTATTGACGATTAAAAAGGAAAGGGCATTGACATTTTTTGCAGAGGGCATCTGCTCGGTTGCAGGCAGTAAGACTTCTTGGACACTTTCGATGGTTCTCCACACAGAAGCAGGAACATCTTTAGCATACGCGTCTATGCTTAAAAAAAAAGGTGATGAAGCACTCAGTGCCATAAATGTACGTCTATTCATAGGGTGCATTCTAACACATGCATGTAAAACTTTTGTGTAATACGACTACATATTCACTACACAAAATGTCATTATACTGTCACTATCCAAACCCAAAAGGAGATCTACAATGCAAGTATTTTCAAACGTTAAACCTCTCGCAGCACTCTTCATCGCGGCTATGTTCGTAAGTGGCGCTATGGCAGCTGATAGTAAATGTGGTGGTGATATGAACACTACGAAAGATGCGAAAGAGATGAAAAAACCAGCTGACGCTAAATGCGGAGGCGACAAAGCGAGTGATGCTAAAAAACCAGCTGATGCCAAATGTGGTGCTGCTAAATGCGGTGGCGAAAAGAAATAATCTGCAATGCGGTTATTTCTTGTTAACACAATGCAATCAATCGTATTGTTGAGCGTCAGAGTTATGTTGGCATATGGATTTTATGAACCATCTGTACGGAAGTGGAGCGATATTCACTCCGTTGCAGAGTGGTTTGAGACACTCAATATTCCTCTGCCTTTACTCAACGCTTACCTTTGCGCAAGCATTGAGAGTGTGGGTGTTGTTTTACTGATTTTAGGCTTGTTAACGAGATGGATTTCGTTACCATTAAGTGCTGTTATGGTGGTTGCAATTCTGAGCGTTCATTTAAGCAATGGCTTTAGTGCAACCGATGGAGGTTTTGAAATTCCTCTTTACTATCTGATATTTCTTGGGGTACTATGTGCCTTTGGCGCAGGAAAAATCAGCGTAGATTATTTTCTTTTTGAGAAAAAAAAGCCATCATCGTGTACGCCATAGCTTTGCAAAAGGCTATGGTATAATTGGCTTAAAAGGAAGTGGTCGATGAAAATTTTATTGCTAGAAGATGATCCAATTTTATCTGATATTCTACTCTGTCATCTGAATCGCCATCTTCATCAAACGACTCACTTTAGCGATGGGCAGTCGGCTTCTGATGCGCTCAGTATCCAAAAATTTGATCTTTTAATTCTTGATATTAATGTCCCAAAACTCAGTGGTATTGATCTTATTAAAGAAATTCGTACCTATAAGGACACGACACCTGCTATTATCATTACCGCATTTCAAGATACGGCTCATTTGAAAAAAGGATTTGAAAATGGTTGCGATGATTACATCAAAAAGCCTTTTGATCTTGAAGAGCTTGACTTACGCATTAAAAACATTCAAAAACGATTTAACCTTATCAATGAACAAGCCATCATTATCGATTCCCATCTTTCATTAATGGCTTCTAAAAACCGCTTGTATGTCAATGAAGTACCTTACACCCTGACGCGTAAAGAGTGCAAAATCTTACTCTATTTAAGTAACCACAAAAGTAAGGTTGTCTCCTCAGAAGAGCTGATGCAAAATTTATGGGATTATGATGAAATGCCTAGCGAAGCGACGATTAGGGTTTATATTAAAAATCTACGCAATATTATTGGAAAAGATAAAATTCAAACCGTTAGAGGGAATGGATATATTTTTGAATAAAGAAGAA from Sulfurospirillum diekertiae includes:
- the nifK gene encoding nitrogenase molybdenum-iron protein subunit beta, with the translated sequence MQDVENIVNGQKLFLKPEYQEVFKNKKQFESNAGSTNPDKVIEIAKWTTTWEYREKNLAREHITINPAKACQPLGAVMAALGFENTMPYVHGSHGCVAYFRSYFTRHFKEPTPCVSDSMSESAAVFGGLSNMKEGLRNCKALYKPDMIAVSTTCMAEVIGDDLNAFVIGARKDAEGELDNTPIPAAHTPSFVGSHVTGYDNMMNAILQELNMVEEGVEVEKDAERINIIPGFEPYLGSLKEVKKIASMFSDKIVMIGDHEDQWNTPAGEYKLYAGGTPLAVAKTASTAKATISLQRYSTQATAKMIKNDWKQTYATCNPIGLGGTDEFVMKLSELTGKPVPAELTKLRGQLVDAMQDSYPYMHGKKFAIWGDPDFLLGVVSFLVEMGAIPVHVLCHNAPRKNWEKEMQAILEKCTFKEECHIWGGKDLWHLRSLLFTEPVDFMIGNVYGKELYRDTKIPLIRIGFPIFDRHHLHRYSISGYEGALNLLTWITNSVLDALDEETKEIAKTDFFFDSIR
- a CDS encoding response regulator — translated: MIIEDEPLIALNLTKILEKKGFEVTGHAGNFEDAHTLFATNIPDIILSDIKLENDESGIDVIQNLKRMSDFCVIYLTSYGDDAMIVRRSAKLVS
- the istA gene encoding IS21 family transposase translates to MLKKGEIKMIKKFLAEGLSKSAIARKLGISRDTVRRYANLPDDYVPHINRPPMINSVDPYLPHIAKMLEMSEQTKSEIPLTVIYEEIKKLGYDGSLRWLQQVIGRYELRARAKSDEPIIRFETKPAQQMQVDWIEFPKDNLSAFVATMGYSRASYVEYVNNEKIETLIGCHMNAFNYFGGVPMECLYDNMRTVILGRNSYGRGKHKLNPLFEDFAKHCRFSIKVCKPYRAKTKRKVERFNHYLRYNFHNGLRVKLGMKNYALTLENANAEVLKWLDTTANRRIHKTTLQVPFELLAQEQLQLHPMPKAYQGIHPKALIESVAKKYSPINSYHDIDKLYIPNRDIQCYDEFIPMVANIVLPISIYSGSVLWN
- a CDS encoding lipase family protein yields the protein MVATDYYLGYARSNYPYHPFMHADTTANTVMDSLRAARNTAHLRGITLSDKVMLTGFSQGGHASLATQRRIEADHTGEFNVVATAHLVGPYEVSKALINGVSQPIGGVQALVPFQIISWQKIYGDVYAQASDVFNAPYDSTIETLMPIVNYPLDLGKLPRGTPEEAKNAMFKPAYLRDLVENPANGTIVAAKKQDVLGWDPKAPMMLCSGKNDPVVKFFHAQDAFDDFRSRGMKNIALVDVDKNIAQTFGHVRDTDMPTYLREYHGTYDFQFCTQVAKHFFDAYQ
- a CDS encoding GMC family oxidoreductase, with protein sequence MTYDVCIVGSGAGAGPLAYELSRAGKKVVILEKGDIYSEKDFSKDEIAYTKRDVFTPKLKDEYHVIESFEEGKWVKTPSYENNWSFWNGSLLGGSSNFMSGFFHRLKPNDFKLKTLYGAYEGATIEDWPITYEELEPFYERTERIVGVSGEITEYAHQEPRSTTQYPYPPLAEHPIVENFDTACKALHFTPFKTPRAILSEPKEGRNPCYYSNYCGSYACSSGAKGSSRAALIQPALATGNLHIIANAFVVKLETDNTRTIKRAQYLTQEGTKKYVHAKLFILAAQAVESSRLLLNSKNKAFPKGLANSSGAVGKNMVFSGGGIGSGEFDLSHFNQEALLQAGLFVNRALKDWYFTKEFKGGVVDFLFEHANPIRRANSLKREDGTLIFGKKLQDKIFQTLTTKRVLNFEVFNDWMPNDNCFVSVDEAYKDKYGIPVANIRIGAHPQDVIVGEFLAKKAVQVLEIMGAKNITYAISPLPPQNLQAGGCRFGNDPKKHVLNRYCQSYDIHNLFVTDGSFMPTGGSVPYTWTIYANAFRVADYIQKNFDTLLKT
- a CDS encoding gluconate 2-dehydrogenase subunit 3 family protein, which gives rise to MNRRTFMALSASSPFFLSIDAYAKDVPASVWRTIESVQEVLLPATEQMPSAKNVNALSFLIVNSTSSYFDQNDLELLIEGASVFNQKFSHFFQENAEAQYRIVELASEDAYLEQWLSRLIYYTLEAMFGDPIYGGNTEEMGWKSVLHVNGDPRPKSTYGRKI
- a CDS encoding HvfX family Cu-binding RiPP maturation protein, yielding MRLFLVNTMQSIVLLSVRVMLAYGFYEPSVRKWSDIHSVAEWFETLNIPLPLLNAYLCASIESVGVVLLILGLLTRWISLPLSAVMVVAILSVHLSNGFSATDGGFEIPLYYLIFLGVLCAFGAGKISVDYFLFEKKKPSSCTP
- a CDS encoding response regulator transcription factor yields the protein MKILLLEDDPILSDILLCHLNRHLHQTTHFSDGQSASDALSIQKFDLLILDINVPKLSGIDLIKEIRTYKDTTPAIIITAFQDTAHLKKGFENGCDDYIKKPFDLEELDLRIKNIQKRFNLINEQAIIIDSHLSLMASKNRLYVNEVPYTLTRKECKILLYLSNHKSKVVSSEELMQNLWDYDEMPSEATIRVYIKNLRNIIGKDKIQTVRGNGYIFE